The genomic window TGGTAGGTATCGGGCACGCCGGGGGCAGTCAGCCGGGCCAGGGTGGCGCTCAGTCCGTTCTGTGCGCCGTAGGGGCTGATCAGGACGTGCAGGTCGCGCAGGGCGGCTGCAAACCCGCTGTCGCCCAGCAGACCGTCCACAAAGGTCTTCAGCGCCGCCTCGTATTCCTCGTCGGGGGCGGCCCAGCTTGTGCGCAGCTTGGCCTCACGGCTGGCCTTGAGCAGGTACGCGCTCAGGCGGTCCGGGTAGTCCGTCAGGTTGCCCGACAGCGGGTACGCGCCCAGCGCCGTTTGCAGCAGCGTGTAGGCGTCCAGCGGGCTGGGGGCCAGCCCCAGTTCCAGTTCCTGGCTGTGCTGCAGAATCAGAGGAGCCCAGCGCCGCACAAAAGCCCCCCAGGCCTGGGGCAGTTCACTCAGGACGCTGATGCGGGCGCGGGTGTCCTCGCCGCGTTTGGTGTCGTGGGTGCTGCCCGAGAGCATGGCCTGGGGCCAGCGCCGCGCCCGCTCACGCGCCGCCGCATGAAAGTCCTTTAAGCGGGTGCCGAAATGTGCCGGGTCGCCGCCCACCTCGTTCAGCGAGAGCAGCCGGGCGTAGCGGTAGAAGGCGGTGTCCTCGGCTCCCTTGGCGGTCACCGGACCGGTGAGCTGCTGGAACTTCAGGGCAAAGTCCGCGTAGGCCGCCCGGGTGGCCTCGGCCTGTTCGCCCTCGCCGGAGGCGTCCAGCGTGAGCACGGTCTGCAGGTAGTCGAACACGCTGGGGTCCAGCGGACCGCCCTCGCGCCGGTTCTGGGCCTTGGCGTCGCGCACGGCCTGGGCAATCTTGGCGTTGTCGCCCGGCTCGCGCCTGCCGTCGGTGCGGATGTAGGTGCGGTACACCGGGAAGGTGGCGATCACCTCGCGCACGGCGTTGCGCAGCGTGCTCAGGGTAAAGTCGCGTGACCTCAGATCGGCCTCGCCCAGCCGCTCAAGCGACTCGGTCAGGACATTCACCTCGCCGGGCAGGCTGACCCGCTGGATCAGGTGCTTGCCCCGGTACAGGTGGTCGCCGTAGCTCAGGCGGTCACCAGTGAAACGCCGGTAAACCGCCGTGAGTTCCTCCTCGTGGCTGGCGTCCACAAAGACGCCGTTGAGCTCAGCCAGAAAGTCATAACCGGTCGTGCCATACACCGCCCACGCCTCGGGCAGTTTCTCTCCCGGTTCCAGGATCTTCTCGGCCACCACGTACAGTGGCAGCGGGCCGTCGCCCTCGGGGTCCCACTCCACACCCAGCGCCTGGGCGGCTCCGGCCTGCAGCGCCTGAAAGTAGCCGGCCGGGTCGTACAGGCCGTCGGTGTGGTCCAGCCGCACGCCGTGGATGACTCCCTCGCGCAGCAGCTCGAACAACGTGGCGTGGGCCCACGCAAACACCCGCGGGTCTTCCATCCGCAGCGCCGCGAGGTCGTTGATGTCAAAAAAGCGGCGGTAATTGATTTCCTCGGCCGCCACCTTCCAGAAGGCCAAGCGGTAGTTTTGCTCGGTGATCAGTGCGTCGAGCTGCGCGGAGTCGGCATTCACGGCTGCCAGCGCCGCGTCCAGCGCCCCGTGCACCTCGGGCGAGGCGTCGAGCAGCTCGCGCAGGCGGCGGGTCATGACCTCCAGCTCCTGCGCGCGGCCCACGCGGTCCTCGTCGGTGAGGGTGTCCGAGGTGCTGCGCGGCAGGGTCTCCATGCTGCGGGCGATGCTCGCGAGCTCGGCGCGGGTCATGGCGTCGGTGGAGGCCGGCAACTGCCCGCGCACCATGTTCAGCAGCACGCCGATGCTGCGCGGGGACATGGGCAGCTTGCGCTCCCAGTAGCGCACGAAGAAGCGTCCATCCGCATGTTCCACGGACAGCTCACCCTTCTCCAGCACCCGGCCGTACTGATCGCCCAGCACCGGCAGCAGCACCCGGCCCTCCAGCGCCCGCTTGAGGGGGTGCCACGAGATGTCAAAGAAATGGGAGAAACGGCTGGCCTGCCCGTGCATCAGCACATCTTCCCAGTACGGGTTGTGCCCGCCCTGAATGCCCATGTGGTTGGGCACGAAGTCCACCACCACACCCAGCCCCAGCTCACGCGCGCGCGCCGAGAAGCGGCGCAGCCCGGCGATCCCGCCCAGTTCGGGGTTCACCACCGCGTGATCGGTGACGTCATAGCCGTGTGGGCTGCCCGGCGTGCTCGCCCAGATGGGCGACAGGTACACGTCTGAGACCCCCAGCCGTGCGAGGTACGGCAGAATCCTGCGCGCGGCGGTGAAGTCAAAGCCCTGGTGAATCTGCAGGCGGTAGGTGGAGGAGGGCAGGTGGGGTACCGGGGCCTGCGCCTCCTGGCCGGGGGCCACGGCTTCGGGGACCGGGGCGGTCATGCGTTCCCCAGCAGCGCGGCCTCACCCGGCGGCAGGCTGAACAGGTGTGGCGGCGGCGCGCCGTCCTGCTCGGAGTGGAGCAGCACGCGCGTGGGCAGGGAGTGCGGCAGCTGAAGGGCTCCCAGGGCCACGGGCTCCTGCCCGAGATTCCACAGCAGCACCCGCTCACCGTCCGGCGTGTCCTGACGTACCCACAGCACCTCGCCCGCACTGCCCGCGCTGAGGTACCGGCGCGAGCGGTGCTGCAGCGCGGGGTCCTCACGCCGCAGCTGCAGCAGGGCGCGGTACAGGGCCAGCGTGCGGCCGTGTTCGCCGTGCTCCCGCTCGGACCAGTTCAGCTTGGCACTCTCAAAGGTGCGGCGGTCCTGCGGATCGGGCACTTCCATGTGCATGAAGTCGCTGAAGTAGGCAAACTCCTTCTTGCGGCCCTCGGTGACCAGCTCGCCCAGTTCCCCGGAATGGTCGCTGAAGAAGGGAAACGGGGTCTCGGCGGCCCATTCCTGACCCTGAAAGAGCAGTGGGGTCATGGGCAAGGTCAGCAGCAGCATGCTCGCCCCCCGGAACTGTTGCAGGCTGACCCGGTCATGCTGTTGCAGCCGGTCCCCCAGGGCGCGGTTGCCCACCTGATCGTGGTTCTGGATGCAGTACACGAAACTGGGCGCTTCCAGACCGTCGGCCGGCTTGCCGCGGTGGTGTTCCTCGCCCGTCACCTGCCAGAGTTGCCCCTCGTACTTCCAGCCCCGGTTGATCACCTGCGCCAGCTCGGAAGCGCCGCCCTGGAAGCCGCCGTAATACCCTTCCTGCTCGTGGGTCAGGGTCACGCGGACCTCATGGTGGAAGTCGTCCACCCAGATGCCGTCCAGGCCGGATTCGGTGACCAGCGAGGGTTCGTTGCGGTGGTCCTCGGCGAGCAGGATATGGGTGCCGCCTAGGCGGTGGACCTCCTGCGCCAGCTCATCCAGGATGTGCAGCGGGCTGTCGTCCTGCATGGCGGCGGTGGCGTCCAGCCGCAGCCCGTCGAAGCGGTAGGTGCTCAGCCACATGCGCGCGTTGTCCGTGACGTAGCGGCGCATGTGGACCTCGGCGTAATCCAGGCCCTGTCCCCACGCGGTATGAAAGCGCTCGGTGAAGTAGCTTGGGCTGTAGGCGGCGAGGTAGTTCCCCGCCGGCCCGAAATGGTTGTACACCACATCCAGAAAGACGGCCAGCCCCAGACCGTGCGCGGCATCGATGAAGGCCATCAGTTCCTCGGGCCGGCCATAGGGGGCGTGCGGCGCGTACATCGCCACGCCGTCGTAACCCCAGCCGCGCTCTCCGTCATAGGCCGCCAGCGGCATCAGCTGCACGGCCGTGATGCCCAGCTCCTTCAGGTAGGGCAGTTTTTCCTGTGCGGCGCGGTAGGTGCCTTCGGGTGTAAAGGTGCCCACATGCAGCTCGTAGAACACGCACTCGGCCAGCGCGAGACCCTGCCAGTCGGGGTGCTGCCACTCGTAACACTGGTCCGGCGCCAGCACTTCCGCCTCGCCGTGTACACCGCCCGGCAGAAAACGGGCATAGGGGTCGGGCCGCGCCTCGCCGTCCAGCACAAACAGGTAGTGGGCCCCGGCCCCCACGGGCAGCACGGTTTCAAAAAAGCCCTCTCCCTGGGCGGTCATGGGATACGTCTGGCCGTCCACCCGCACCTCCACCGTCTGGGCCTGGGTGGTCCACACCCGGAAACGGGTAGCGCTGCCGTCGGGCAGCAGGTGGGCGCCCAGGCGTGAGGACAGGTCGTGGGCGGCAGTGGCAGCGGCGGACGGCGCGGCGGATTCGGGATGTGACGGGATCATGGGTCTCCTTGCGGCGTCGCTGAGAGAGAGGGGCGGACAATATTTCAAGTTAAGGGGTGAGCTCGGGCGGTCCGTGAGAACTGTGCGAAGAGACGCCAACGCACCCTGCAGCGCACCGACGTCTCCTCATCTGGAACTTGGGCCCTGCCTAAAGCGCCTACTTCGCGTCGCGCACGCAGCGGTACAACTTGACGCTGCGGGCTTTCAGCGTGGTTTCTTCACCGGAGGAAATCTGCTCGCTGGCATTGTCATCGCTGGTGTCGAGCAGCAGTTCCCAGTTGTTGCAGGAATCCAGGGTGGGAAGGCGGAAGGGCAGGTCCACATAGGAACTGCTCAGCAGCAGCAGCAGGTCGTCGTCGTGCAGGGGCTGGCCCTCGGCGTCCACATCGTCCAGACCGTCGCCGTCCAGGAACAGACCCAGGCTCTGGGTCTGGGCGTTGCTCCAGTCCTCGTCGGTCATGGTCTGGCCGTCGTAGCGCAGCCACACGATGTCGCGCACGTCCTCGCCCCGGATGGTCCGTCCGGAGAAGAACTTGCGGCGGTGCAGCGAGGGGTGGGCCTTGCGCAGCGCGATAACCTTCTGGGTAAAGGCGAGCAGGTCCTCGTCCACGTTCTGCCAGTCGTACCAGCTGATCTCGTTGTCCTGGCAGTAGGCGTTGTTGTTGCCGCCCTGGGTGCGCCCGATCTCATCGCCGCCCAGAATCATCGGGGTGCCCTGGCCGAGCAGCAGGGTTGCCAGGAAGTTGCGCTGCTGCTGGCCGCGCAACTGGTTGATGGCGGGATCGTCGGTCTCGCCCTCCACGCCGCAGTTCCACGTGATGTTGTGGTTGTGGCCGTCGTTGCCGCCCTCGCCGTTGGCCTCGTTGTGTTTTTCCTCGTAGGTGACGCTGTCGCGCAGCGTGAACCCGTCGTGGGCAGTCACAAAATTGATCGAGGCGTAGGGCTTGCGGCCGTCACTCTGGTACAGGTCCGAGGAGCCGGTCAGGCGGTAGCCGATCTCGGAAGCCAGTCCGCCCTCGCCCTTCCAGAAGGCACGCATGTCGTCGCGGTAGATGCCGTTCCACTCGGCCCAGTTGACCGGGAAGTTGCCCACCTGATAGCCGCCCTCGCCCACGTCCCACGGCTCGGCGATCAGCTTGACCTGTGAGATGATCGGGTCCTGGTGAATGATGGTAAAGAAGCCCGAGAGCTGGTCAACCTCGTGTAGCCCGCGGGCCAGCGTAGAGGCCAGATCAAAGCGGAAGCCGTCCACGTGCATCTCGGTGACCCAGTAGCGCAGCGAATCCATGATCAGCTGCAGGGTCTGGGGATGACGCACGTTCAGGCTGTTGCCGGTGCCGGTGTAATCGAAGTAGAAGCGCGGGTCCTCGGCCACCAGCCGGTAATACGTGGGGTTGTCGATGCCCTTGAAGCTCATGGTGGGCCCCATGTGGTTGCCCTCGGCAGTGTGGTTGTACACCACGTCCAGAATGACCTCAATGCCAGCGTCATGCAGCGCACGCACCATGTTCTTGAACTCCGACACCGCGCCCGCCGGATTGCCCTTGCGCGCCTCGGCCGAGTAGCGCACGTCCGGCGCAAAGAAATTCAGCGTGCTGTAGCCCCAGTAGTTGGTCAACCCCTTGTCGAGCAGGAAGGGATCGTCCACATGCTGGTGTACCGGCAGAAACTCGATGGCCGTAATGCCCAGTTCGCGCAGGTAGCGCAACACCGGCTCGGTAGCGACGCCCGCATAGGTGCCGCGCAGGGCCTCGGGCACGTCGGGGTGGGTCATGGTCAGGCCCTTGACGTGCGCCTCGTAGATCACCGACTGGTGAAAGGGAATATCGGGTTTCTGGTCGCCCACCCAGTTGAACATGGGATCCACCACGATGCCCAGGGGGGCGCCGCGCTGCTCTTCGGTCTGCATGACGGTGTCGTCGCCGCCGGGCACGTAGGCGAAGACCCCCTTGTCAAACTGCTCGGTGCCGTCCAGCGCCTTGGCGTAGGGGTCGAGAAGCACCACATTGGGGTTGAAGCGCAGGCCACGCTCGGGCGCGTATTCGCCGTGGACACGGTAGCCGTAGCGTTGCCCCGGCCCCACGCCGGGCAGGTGGCCGTGCCACACAAAGGCCGTCTGCTCGGGCAGCTCGTAGCGGGTCTCGTTGCCCTGGTCATCGAACAGACACAGTTCCACGCGGGTGGCGTTCTCACTGTAGAGAGCGAAATTGGTGCCCTTGCCGTCCCAGGTGGCCCCCAGAGGATAGGGCTGGCCGGGACGCACGCGGGGAGCAGCGGTGGTTTTTTCTGTGGTTGTCATGTGGAGGGAACTCCTTGGCGGGCGCAGTACAGCCCCGAGGTGGTCAAAGAATAGCGGGGAGGGGGCGGATGTCATCCACCCCCAATCCTTAATGGAAACGCTACCAAAGACCCTCTCCAGCTTCTGTATGCCCGGTTCCCTGGGTGGGTTTTAAGTCCGTGCCAGCGGCGTTTTCACTGCGCCTGCTTCAAAAGTCCAGGTGGCCGCGCGGCCCGCTGAGCTTGGCAAGTTTCTCGGGGGTCCACAGCTCGTAGGTGTACATCGGGTACTGCCGCTTGAAGCGCCCCACCCGGTCCCAGACCTCACGCGACTCGAAGGGAATGACCAGCAGCAGCCGGATCACACTGTCCTCGGCATCGTAGATGTAGAAATCAAAATGGAAGGCCTGCTCGTTGCCGCTGTCGGTGAACAGTGGAAACGAGAAGGGCCGGTAGCGCCACGCCTTGCGCTTCTCGCTGAGGATGGCGGCGGCCACCCGTTTGAGGTTGCTGTCGGGAAAGCTCAGGCGTTCGCCGTCGCGGTCGCGGAACACCGCGTCGGGCGGCGGCGCGTCTAACTGCACGCGCTTGAGTTCGGGCATCGGCTTGCCCCGGCCCACCCGCGGCGGGGGCTTGCGTCCGGCGGCGGGTTTGAAGGAGCGCTCTCCCGCCGCCTTCTCATCGCGCTGGCCCCGTTCGCCTTCCCCTGGGCCGCGCCGCGCCGGATTGGTCGCTGCCTTGCCAGTGGCGCTGCGGCCTGTGCCAGCACTGCTCCGGCTTCCCGCTGGGCGCCGTTCGGTGTCTCCTGCAGTCCGTGCGCCGCGGGCGCCGGGTTTGCGGGTGTCCTGCCCTCCGGCACGCTCCACCTCGCTGCCGCGTGACGTGGTGCGCTCACGGGCGGGTTGTTCGGTGTCCCGCGTGCTGCCGCCGCGTCCCTGCGCCGTGTTGCGTTTGGGCGCGCGGCCTCTAGATCCCTTCTTTGGTCCGGTCATGCGGGTAGTGTACCGGCCCGGTGGGAACCCTAAGGTTGCCCGTCTCTCACAGCGGCGGTGCAGGGCGGTGGTCCGCCGGTCTGCCCTGTGAGGGAATGGGCGGCGGGCTTACTTTGCTAGGCCCCGAACCACGCTCAGGTTCACGAATCTGTTCAGGTCCGGAACGTCGCGGGCAAAGCCAGCCTCTTTGTTGAGCTGGGCGTATTCGGCCAGGGTTCCCAGGTTGATGTCCCAGGTGACCCGGGTACGCGCGAGCGCCTTGAACAGCTCATTGGTGCTCGGGCGTTTGCCGGTAAAGGCGGCAATCTGGTCGGCCACAGCCTTCTGCGCTCCCGCATTGCTGCCCGAGATGTACCGGATGGCCGCGAGATGGCCGCGCAGCAGGCCCTTCACCACCTCCGGGTTCTGGGCGGCGAACCGGGTGTTTAGCACGAGCACGGTGGTGGTGTAGTTGCCGCCCGCCCAGATCGCCTTTTCGTTCGCGATCAGCCGGGCCCCCTGGCCCTCCATGACGGCGCCCCAGGGTTCCTGCACCAGCGCGGCGTCCACCTGCTTGCCCGCAAAGGCGGCCGGCATGTTGGCCGGATCAATGGGCACGATGGTGACGTTGCCTCCCTCGTCGCTGGCCTTCAAGCCGTTCTCGTGCAGCAGATGACGCAGGCTGATGTCCTGGGTAGAGCCGCGCGTGGGCACGGCGACCTTCTTGCCGGCCAGTCCCTTGACGGTGCGGACGCCGCTGTCCCCGCGCCCGACGAGCACCGCGCCCGCGTTCGCCGCGCCCGCGTACACCTGAATGGGCACCCCACGCATAAAGGCGTTCATGGCCGGGCCGGGGCCGACATACGCGGCGTCAATGGCGCCGGCGGCAAAGGCCTCGTTGATCTGACTGCCGTTGGCGAACTCGCGCACCGTCAGCTTCACGCCGCCCAGTTCTTTCTGGAACAGGCCGCGCTGAATGCCCACCAGTCCGGCGGCGTGGGTCACGTTGGGAAAGACCCCCAGCCGGAGCTCTTTGGCCTCCTGGGCGTGGGCAGTTCCCAGGGTCAGGGCCAGGGTGGCGAGGGCCAGTAGGGGAGAGACGCTCTTCATGCGGACGACTCTAGCAGACAAGTTGAGTAAGTTTGTCATCTAGTTAGACAGGCCGTTGGACCGTAACTGTCGTGGGGTCTGGGGCGGTCTGCTCCTGTTCCGACCCCGGCAACCGGCAGAGGGGGGAGGAGCCGGGCCGTTCCAGACATGCCGGAGGGGACGGCCTGCACAGACCGTCCCCTTCCGTTACAACGCGCCCAAACCGCTCTGGCTCAGCGTGTTCCAGCCGGTCCGGCCGGCGGTACGGTGGGTTTTGCCTCCACTGGGGCGGGCATGTCGGGGCGGTTGCGGATGCGGATCAGCATCCAGATGCTCACGATGATCAGGGGAATGCTGATCAGCTGCGTCTCGGTAAGCAGACCGATGCCCGACTTGTCCAGGCCCTGGCTGAGGTAGACGTTGGGCAGCAGCGGGTTGAGGCGGAAGGTTTCTTCCCAGCCCGCACGCAGAACCGAGTACCACAGCCAGAACTGCCAGAAGGTCCAGCCGGGCTTCAGGGAGCGCAGCCAGAAGAAGGCCGCGACGCTCAGGATGATGCCGATGATCACGCCGTACAGCTGCGCAAAGTGAACCGGAGCAGTCATGACCAGCTGTCCGCCGATGGTCTGGCAGTACTGCGAAAGGTCCATGTTGGGGTTGGGATTGGGCACGCACATGCCGTTGTGAAAGGACCGCGCGCTGTCGGGCCAGCGGTAGCCGACTGCCCAGCCGGTGACGCGCCCGACCGTATCGGTGCCGTTCATGATGTTGCCGATGCGCCCGCCGATGATGCCGAAGGCCACGCCCGGCACGCACAGGTCGGCGTACTGGTAGAAATTGAGCTTGTAGCGCCGGGTGTAGTAGATCAGCACCAGAATGCCGCCGATCAGGCCGCCGTGAATGCTGATGCCGCCCGCACGCAGGTTGATGATGTCGAACAGGATACGCGGAAAGGGGGTTCCCGAGAACTGGCCCCAGGAGGTCAGCACGAAGACCAGCCGCGCGCCGATCAGGCCCCAGATGATCATCCACAGGATCATGTCGCTGAAGAGGTTGACGTTCAGGCCGCGCTCCCGCGCCATGCGGGTGCCGATCCACGCGCCTGCCACGATGCCCAGCGTGATCAACACGCCGTACCAGGCAATCGTGAAACTGCCGATTTGAAGGAAAACAGGATTCATAAGTCGTCCGCCAGTCTAGGGTTTTTCAGGCATGAGAAACGGCCCGCCCCGAACAGGGGGGCCGTTGCGGCGGGCGGGAGCGTGGTTCGCTCGCTCACAGGCCCAGAGCGGGGGATTCGCTTTCCTCGGGGGGCGGCAGGCGGAAGGCCCGCGAGAGCAGCACGCTGAGTTCGAACAGCACGTACAGCGGCACGGCCACCAGCATCATGTTGCCGGGATCGGGCGTGGGCGTGATGACGGCGGCCGCCACCATGATCGCCACGATGGCGATGCGCCAGCCCTTGCGCAACATCACGTGGTTCACGATGCCGATGCGGGTCAGAATCACCGACAGGATCGGCAGTTCAAAAGCGAGGCCGAAGGCGACCAGGAAGGTGGTCACGGTGCCGATGTAGCTGCCCAGCCCCAGGATGGGCGTCACGGTTCCGGCCAGGAACTGGACCAGGAACGGCACCATGCTCGGCAGCACCAGCTGATAGCCGAAGACGGCCCCGCCCACAAACGACAGCCCCGCTCCCACGATGAACGGCCACGCCCAGCGCCGCTCGCTCGGGTACAGCCCCGGGGCGATGAAACCCCACACCTGTCCCAGGATAAAGGGCAGCGCCAGCCCGATGCCTGCCCAGAACGACAGGTTCAGGCTCAGCATCAGCGGCTCGGTCAGGTTGTAGGTCACGACCTGGACCTTGCCCTCACGGTACAGCTCCGAGTACTGCAGGGGCCCCTTGACCCAGTCGATGAGTTGCAGGCGGTACACGAAGGCGATGGACATCCCGGCAGCCAGAAAGATCACGCTGAAGATCAGCCGCCGGCGCAGCTCATCGAGGTGGTCGAACAGCGGGGCGCTTTTTAGATCGGTGGTGATCTTCTGCGACATGGCGACTCCGCCCTTCAGACGCGGCGGTTGCCCGCGTTCTCGCGTTCGGGGTGAATGGGCGCGCCGGTCACCGGGTCAAGCTGACGCGACGGCACATCGGTGACCGGCGGCATAACCTCGGTCGGGTCGGTCTCGCCCGTCTTGCCGGTCTCCTTCTTGAATTCCTTGATGCCCTGCCCCAGTCCCTTGCCGAGTTCGGGCAGCTTCCGGGCCCCGAAGATCAGGGCGATGACGACGACGATCAGAATGATTTCCAGTGGACCCATATGAGTTGCTCCCTTGTGTGCCGGCGCGCTGGCCGGGACGGCTGGACGGTGAAGAGATGAAGGACGGTGGTGTTGTTTCCAGAGTTGTTTCTGGGGACTTCTTGGCGGGCTCTCTGCTGTGTACATATGCGGCGCGGCGCGGGTCGGATTGCCTATTAAACCTTAATGGCCCTCAAGAGGCGGGGGTCAAGGAGACATTCTGCGGGGGCTGGCATGAAGCGCACGGCCTGGGAGAGCCCCCCGTTCAGATGCTCCAGCCGCCGTCCACGAGCAGTTCCTGGCCGGTCATGTAGCCCGCCTCCCTGGTCGCCAGAAAGGCCACCGCCGCCGCGACCTCGTTGGGCTGTCCGAAACGGCGGGCCGGAATACGCGCCGTCAATTGTTCGGCCTGTGCGGGGTCGTCATGCAGGGCTTTGAGGCGGTCGGTGGCCGTGTAGCCTGGGGCCACCGTGTTGCAGGTCACGCCGTCAGCGGCAACCTCCAGGGCCAGGGTCCGCAGGTAGTTGGTCACGGCGGCGCGCATGGCGTTGCTCACCGGCAGTGTGGGAGAGGGCCGCCCCACCGTCAGGCTGGTGATGGCGATGATGCGTCCCCAGCCCCGTTCACGCATGCCCGGCAGCGTGGCGTTCGCCAGCCGCACGGTGCTGAGAAAGGTGGTGTCGTAGCCGGCCTGCCACGCGGCCTCGCTGACCTCGCTGGGCTTGCCCGGAGGGGGTCCGCCCGCATTGCTGACCAGGATGTCCACCTCGCCCGCCGCCTGCACCGCCGCCGCCACACCCTCCGGCGTGCTGACATCGGCCACCACCCAGCGTGCGCCCAGGGCGTCTGCCGCCGTTCGCAGCGCCGCTTCATGGCGCGCGGCGATGGTCA from Deinococcus aerophilus includes these protein-coding regions:
- the treY gene encoding malto-oligosyltrehalose synthase; this encodes MTAPVPEAVAPGQEAQAPVPHLPSSTYRLQIHQGFDFTAARRILPYLARLGVSDVYLSPIWASTPGSPHGYDVTDHAVVNPELGGIAGLRRFSARARELGLGVVVDFVPNHMGIQGGHNPYWEDVLMHGQASRFSHFFDISWHPLKRALEGRVLLPVLGDQYGRVLEKGELSVEHADGRFFVRYWERKLPMSPRSIGVLLNMVRGQLPASTDAMTRAELASIARSMETLPRSTSDTLTDEDRVGRAQELEVMTRRLRELLDASPEVHGALDAALAAVNADSAQLDALITEQNYRLAFWKVAAEEINYRRFFDINDLAALRMEDPRVFAWAHATLFELLREGVIHGVRLDHTDGLYDPAGYFQALQAGAAQALGVEWDPEGDGPLPLYVVAEKILEPGEKLPEAWAVYGTTGYDFLAELNGVFVDASHEEELTAVYRRFTGDRLSYGDHLYRGKHLIQRVSLPGEVNVLTESLERLGEADLRSRDFTLSTLRNAVREVIATFPVYRTYIRTDGRREPGDNAKIAQAVRDAKAQNRREGGPLDPSVFDYLQTVLTLDASGEGEQAEATRAAYADFALKFQQLTGPVTAKGAEDTAFYRYARLLSLNEVGGDPAHFGTRLKDFHAAARERARRWPQAMLSGSTHDTKRGEDTRARISVLSELPQAWGAFVRRWAPLILQHSQELELGLAPSPLDAYTLLQTALGAYPLSGNLTDYPDRLSAYLLKASREAKLRTSWAAPDEEYEAALKTFVDGLLGDSGFAAALRDLHVLISPYGAQNGLSATLARLTAPGVPDTYQGSEGWNQSLVDPDNRRPVDYAVRQRTLSRLEKRPGLDLARTLLDSYEDGAVKTLVTWAALQTRAAHPELFRDGGYRSIDAGRHLLAFAREHDGEAAITVAPRLTLTLTRQAVPWALGEVWVNRQLPLPSGSYENVLTGERFTVRGGRIPVAKVLEDFPLALLVRR
- the treZ gene encoding malto-oligosyltrehalose trehalohydrolase, which produces MIPSHPESAAPSAAATAAHDLSSRLGAHLLPDGSATRFRVWTTQAQTVEVRVDGQTYPMTAQGEGFFETVLPVGAGAHYLFVLDGEARPDPYARFLPGGVHGEAEVLAPDQCYEWQHPDWQGLALAECVFYELHVGTFTPEGTYRAAQEKLPYLKELGITAVQLMPLAAYDGERGWGYDGVAMYAPHAPYGRPEELMAFIDAAHGLGLAVFLDVVYNHFGPAGNYLAAYSPSYFTERFHTAWGQGLDYAEVHMRRYVTDNARMWLSTYRFDGLRLDATAAMQDDSPLHILDELAQEVHRLGGTHILLAEDHRNEPSLVTESGLDGIWVDDFHHEVRVTLTHEQEGYYGGFQGGASELAQVINRGWKYEGQLWQVTGEEHHRGKPADGLEAPSFVYCIQNHDQVGNRALGDRLQQHDRVSLQQFRGASMLLLTLPMTPLLFQGQEWAAETPFPFFSDHSGELGELVTEGRKKEFAYFSDFMHMEVPDPQDRRTFESAKLNWSEREHGEHGRTLALYRALLQLRREDPALQHRSRRYLSAGSAGEVLWVRQDTPDGERVLLWNLGQEPVALGALQLPHSLPTRVLLHSEQDGAPPPHLFSLPPGEAALLGNA
- the glgX gene encoding glycogen debranching protein GlgX, translating into MTTTEKTTAAPRVRPGQPYPLGATWDGKGTNFALYSENATRVELCLFDDQGNETRYELPEQTAFVWHGHLPGVGPGQRYGYRVHGEYAPERGLRFNPNVVLLDPYAKALDGTEQFDKGVFAYVPGGDDTVMQTEEQRGAPLGIVVDPMFNWVGDQKPDIPFHQSVIYEAHVKGLTMTHPDVPEALRGTYAGVATEPVLRYLRELGITAIEFLPVHQHVDDPFLLDKGLTNYWGYSTLNFFAPDVRYSAEARKGNPAGAVSEFKNMVRALHDAGIEVILDVVYNHTAEGNHMGPTMSFKGIDNPTYYRLVAEDPRFYFDYTGTGNSLNVRHPQTLQLIMDSLRYWVTEMHVDGFRFDLASTLARGLHEVDQLSGFFTIIHQDPIISQVKLIAEPWDVGEGGYQVGNFPVNWAEWNGIYRDDMRAFWKGEGGLASEIGYRLTGSSDLYQSDGRKPYASINFVTAHDGFTLRDSVTYEEKHNEANGEGGNDGHNHNITWNCGVEGETDDPAINQLRGQQQRNFLATLLLGQGTPMILGGDEIGRTQGGNNNAYCQDNEISWYDWQNVDEDLLAFTQKVIALRKAHPSLHRRKFFSGRTIRGEDVRDIVWLRYDGQTMTDEDWSNAQTQSLGLFLDGDGLDDVDAEGQPLHDDDLLLLLSSSYVDLPFRLPTLDSCNNWELLLDTSDDNASEQISSGEETTLKARSVKLYRCVRDAK
- a CDS encoding ABC transporter substrate-binding protein, giving the protein MKSVSPLLALATLALTLGTAHAQEAKELRLGVFPNVTHAAGLVGIQRGLFQKELGGVKLTVREFANGSQINEAFAAGAIDAAYVGPGPAMNAFMRGVPIQVYAGAANAGAVLVGRGDSGVRTVKGLAGKKVAVPTRGSTQDISLRHLLHENGLKASDEGGNVTIVPIDPANMPAAFAGKQVDAALVQEPWGAVMEGQGARLIANEKAIWAGGNYTTTVLVLNTRFAAQNPEVVKGLLRGHLAAIRYISGSNAGAQKAVADQIAAFTGKRPSTNELFKALARTRVTWDINLGTLAEYAQLNKEAGFARDVPDLNRFVNLSVVRGLAK
- the lgt gene encoding prolipoprotein diacylglyceryl transferase, producing MNPVFLQIGSFTIAWYGVLITLGIVAGAWIGTRMARERGLNVNLFSDMILWMIIWGLIGARLVFVLTSWGQFSGTPFPRILFDIINLRAGGISIHGGLIGGILVLIYYTRRYKLNFYQYADLCVPGVAFGIIGGRIGNIMNGTDTVGRVTGWAVGYRWPDSARSFHNGMCVPNPNPNMDLSQYCQTIGGQLVMTAPVHFAQLYGVIIGIILSVAAFFWLRSLKPGWTFWQFWLWYSVLRAGWEETFRLNPLLPNVYLSQGLDKSGIGLLTETQLISIPLIIVSIWMLIRIRNRPDMPAPVEAKPTVPPAGPAGTR
- the tatC gene encoding twin-arginine translocase subunit TatC, whose translation is MSQKITTDLKSAPLFDHLDELRRRLIFSVIFLAAGMSIAFVYRLQLIDWVKGPLQYSELYREGKVQVVTYNLTEPLMLSLNLSFWAGIGLALPFILGQVWGFIAPGLYPSERRWAWPFIVGAGLSFVGGAVFGYQLVLPSMVPFLVQFLAGTVTPILGLGSYIGTVTTFLVAFGLAFELPILSVILTRIGIVNHVMLRKGWRIAIVAIMVAAAVITPTPDPGNMMLVAVPLYVLFELSVLLSRAFRLPPPEESESPALGL
- a CDS encoding twin-arginine translocase TatA/TatE family subunit, giving the protein MGPLEIILIVVVIALIFGARKLPELGKGLGQGIKEFKKETGKTGETDPTEVMPPVTDVPSRQLDPVTGAPIHPERENAGNRRV
- a CDS encoding SDR family oxidoreductase, giving the protein MTPTTTLFRLDGKRALVTGGSKGIGLAAAHDLIRLGARVTIAARHEAALRTAADALGARWVVADVSTPEGVAAAVQAAGEVDILVSNAGGPPPGKPSEVSEAAWQAGYDTTFLSTVRLANATLPGMRERGWGRIIAITSLTVGRPSPTLPVSNAMRAAVTNYLRTLALEVAADGVTCNTVAPGYTATDRLKALHDDPAQAEQLTARIPARRFGQPNEVAAAVAFLATREAGYMTGQELLVDGGWSI